In the genome of Nocardioides seonyuensis, one region contains:
- the tsaB gene encoding tRNA (adenosine(37)-N6)-threonylcarbamoyltransferase complex dimerization subunit type 1 TsaB: protein MLLAFDTATALVTVALHDGDRVVAERSSDRPMKHGEQLAPLIEEVMSAAGVVRQDLTALAVGVGPGPFTGLRVGLVTARTLGFVLAVPVYGVCTLDVLAVEAVETGAVDEPFMVATDARRKEVYVASYDAAGTRIAGPAVSRPAEVATSVPVTGAGPALYPEAFPQGVGPEKPSAGWLAHTVTHERAELLDPEPLYLRRPDAVAGAPRKPVS from the coding sequence GTGCTGCTGGCCTTCGACACCGCGACCGCGCTGGTCACCGTCGCGCTCCACGACGGCGACCGGGTGGTCGCCGAGCGCTCCTCGGACCGGCCGATGAAGCACGGCGAGCAGCTGGCCCCACTGATCGAGGAGGTCATGAGCGCTGCGGGCGTCGTGCGCCAGGACCTCACCGCCCTCGCGGTGGGGGTGGGACCGGGGCCGTTCACCGGGCTGCGCGTCGGTCTGGTGACTGCGCGCACCCTCGGTTTCGTGCTGGCCGTTCCGGTCTACGGCGTGTGCACGCTCGACGTGCTCGCCGTCGAGGCGGTGGAGACGGGCGCGGTGGACGAACCCTTCATGGTGGCGACCGACGCGCGCCGCAAGGAGGTCTACGTCGCTTCCTACGACGCCGCCGGGACCCGGATCGCCGGGCCGGCGGTGAGCAGGCCGGCCGAGGTCGCCACCTCCGTTCCTGTGACGGGCGCGGGTCCGGCGCTTTACCCTGAGGCGTTCCCTCAGGGGGTGGGCCCCGAGAAGCCCAGCGCCGGGTGGCTGGCGCACACCGTCACCCACGAGCGTGCTGAGCTGCTCGACCCCGAGCCCCTCTACCTGCGGCGCCCGGACGCGGTCGCCGGCGCTCCCAGAAAGCCAGTTTCGTGA
- the tsaE gene encoding tRNA (adenosine(37)-N6)-threonylcarbamoyltransferase complex ATPase subunit type 1 TsaE — protein sequence MSLEVRRVGAEAAAEVLQVVRAAFGARPVLDPPADALSEDLASVSGALAGHGGILATLDGEPVGCLLLAPRPDGMVLRRFGVVPDAQGHGVARALVELAVECALGHESLVVRARQELPETIRFWERQGFVEVERWDCHVRLRRPLETSYDAADADAMRDLGRRVGRTLAAGDLVVLTGELGAGKTTFTQGLGEGLGVRGAVTSPTFVIARVHPSLVGGPELVHVDAYRLGGVAELDDLDLDTSVESAVTVVEWGAGLAEGLSDSRLEITIERALGAAGTDDDPRRVVLRRHVG from the coding sequence GTGAGCCTCGAGGTCCGGCGAGTCGGCGCGGAGGCCGCTGCCGAGGTGCTGCAGGTCGTCCGGGCGGCCTTCGGCGCCCGGCCGGTCCTGGACCCGCCTGCCGACGCGTTGTCCGAGGACCTCGCCAGCGTGAGCGGCGCCCTGGCCGGGCACGGCGGGATCCTCGCCACCCTCGACGGCGAACCGGTCGGCTGCCTGCTCCTCGCGCCCCGGCCCGACGGCATGGTGCTGCGGCGCTTCGGGGTGGTCCCGGACGCCCAGGGGCACGGCGTGGCGCGAGCCCTCGTGGAGCTCGCGGTCGAGTGTGCGCTCGGCCACGAGTCCCTGGTGGTGCGTGCCCGGCAGGAGCTGCCGGAGACCATCCGGTTCTGGGAGCGACAGGGGTTCGTCGAGGTCGAGCGATGGGACTGCCACGTCCGGCTGCGCCGGCCGCTCGAGACGTCGTACGACGCCGCTGACGCCGACGCCATGCGTGACCTGGGCCGCCGCGTGGGGCGCACGCTCGCGGCAGGCGACCTGGTGGTCCTGACGGGCGAGCTCGGCGCAGGCAAGACGACGTTCACGCAGGGCCTGGGGGAGGGCCTCGGCGTGCGGGGGGCGGTCACCTCGCCGACCTTCGTGATCGCGCGCGTGCACCCCTCGCTGGTGGGCGGCCCGGAGCTGGTCCACGTCGACGCCTACCGCCTGGGCGGCGTGGCCGAGCTCGACGACCTCGACCTCGACACCTCGGTGGAGTCGGCGGTCACCGTCGTGGAGTGGGGCGCAGGCCTGGCCGAGGGCCTGTCCGACTCGAGGCTGGAGATCACGATCGAGCGGGCGCTCGGCGCCGCGGGCACGGACGACGACCCTCGACGCGTGGTGCTCCGGCGCCACGTCGGATAG
- a CDS encoding MBL fold metallo-hydrolase encodes MSARVDHAVVSGTFSLDGETFDVDNNVWVVGDDEQCVVIDAPHDVDAIMAVVAGRAVKAIVCTHAHDDHVRVAPALRERTGAPILLHPADRPLWELTHGGDEEGAELWDVDLSDGQSITVGGAAMTVLHTPGHAPGAVCLYVHDLGCVFTGDTLFEGGPGATGRSFSDADLIVDSIRSRLLALPDETVVHTGHGPDTTIGAERDNLG; translated from the coding sequence GTGAGCGCGCGGGTCGACCACGCCGTCGTGTCGGGCACGTTCTCCCTCGACGGGGAGACCTTCGACGTCGACAACAACGTCTGGGTCGTCGGGGACGACGAGCAGTGCGTCGTGATCGATGCACCCCACGACGTCGACGCCATCATGGCGGTCGTGGCCGGGCGGGCGGTGAAGGCCATCGTGTGCACCCACGCCCACGACGATCATGTCCGTGTCGCCCCGGCCCTGCGCGAGCGCACCGGCGCCCCGATCCTGCTGCACCCTGCCGACCGGCCGCTGTGGGAGCTCACCCACGGGGGCGACGAGGAGGGTGCGGAGCTGTGGGACGTCGACCTGTCCGACGGGCAGTCGATCACCGTCGGCGGTGCCGCGATGACGGTGCTGCACACCCCCGGCCACGCACCCGGGGCCGTCTGCCTCTACGTCCACGACCTGGGCTGCGTCTTCACCGGCGACACGCTGTTCGAGGGAGGGCCGGGTGCGACCGGCCGGTCGTTCAGCGACGCCGACCTGATCGTCGACTCGATCCGGTCGCGACTGCTGGCGCTCCCCGACGAGACGGTGGTGCACACCGGGCACGGCCCCGACACCACGATCGGCGCCGAGCGGGACAACCTCGGCTGA
- a CDS encoding S-(hydroxymethyl)mycothiol dehydrogenase, translated as MQQVKAVVALAKGEPVTLTTINVPDPGPGEALVKVQSCGVCHTDLHYRQGGINDEFPFLLGHEAAGIVEQVGPDVTDLAPGDFVVLNWRAVCGSCRACHRGEPWYCFATHNATQKMTLAEGDRAGTELTPALGIGAFAEKTLVAAGQCTKVDPSARAAAVGLLGCGVMAGLGAALNTGAVRRGSTVAVIGCGGVGAAAIAGAVLAGASTVVAVDVDDAKLEGARAMGATHLVNSRDTDPVEEIRRLCPPADATGHEGGADVVIDAVGRPETWKQAFYARDLAGTLVLVGVPTPDMKVPDIPLIDVFGRGGALKSSWYGDCLPSRDFPMLVDLYQQGRLDLDAFVSEEIALGDVEAAFEKMETPGQGVLRSVVTL; from the coding sequence ATGCAGCAGGTCAAGGCGGTCGTCGCCCTCGCGAAGGGTGAGCCGGTCACCCTCACGACCATCAACGTCCCCGACCCGGGGCCGGGCGAGGCGCTGGTGAAGGTCCAGTCGTGCGGGGTCTGCCACACCGACCTCCACTACCGCCAGGGCGGCATCAACGACGAGTTCCCGTTCCTGCTCGGCCACGAGGCCGCAGGGATCGTCGAGCAGGTCGGTCCCGATGTCACCGACCTCGCGCCGGGCGACTTCGTCGTCCTGAACTGGCGGGCGGTGTGCGGCAGCTGTCGGGCCTGCCACCGCGGCGAGCCGTGGTACTGCTTCGCCACTCACAACGCGACGCAGAAGATGACGCTGGCCGAGGGCGACCGGGCCGGCACGGAGCTGACGCCGGCCCTCGGGATCGGCGCCTTCGCCGAGAAGACCCTCGTCGCCGCGGGGCAGTGCACCAAGGTCGACCCCTCGGCCCGGGCGGCTGCGGTCGGCCTGCTCGGTTGTGGCGTGATGGCCGGGCTCGGCGCCGCGCTCAACACCGGTGCCGTACGTCGTGGCAGCACCGTCGCGGTGATCGGCTGCGGTGGCGTGGGTGCTGCCGCCATCGCGGGAGCGGTGCTCGCGGGCGCGTCGACGGTGGTCGCCGTCGACGTCGACGACGCCAAGCTCGAGGGAGCCCGTGCAATGGGAGCCACCCACCTCGTCAACTCCCGCGACACCGACCCGGTCGAGGAGATCAGGCGGCTCTGTCCACCCGCCGACGCCACCGGACACGAGGGCGGGGCCGACGTGGTCATCGACGCGGTGGGCCGCCCCGAGACGTGGAAGCAGGCGTTCTACGCCCGCGACCTGGCCGGGACGCTCGTGCTGGTCGGCGTGCCGACGCCGGACATGAAGGTGCCCGACATCCCGCTGATCGACGTCTTCGGACGCGGGGGAGCGCTCAAGTCGAGCTGGTACGGCGACTGCCTCCCCTCGCGCGACTTCCCCATGCTCGTCGACCTCTACCAGCAGGGGCGACTCGACCTCGACGCGTTCGTGAGCGAGGAGATCGCCCTGGGGGACGTCGAGGCGGCCTTCGAGAAGATGGAGACTCCCGGTCAGGGCGTGCTGCGCTCGGTGGTGACGCTGTGA
- a CDS encoding GNAT family N-acetyltransferase, producing the protein MIRPATESDLPALLELEQALFGVDAWSAEQLRQELDGPSRRFLVTDELSGYVVTMSVGDVVDLLRLAVHPQTRREGIASRLLEAALEDTHEASRMLLEVSVTNTDAVAFYVARQFTVIDVRPHYYRDGSEALVMCRWLPAANRPEPAPFPRVRGRHA; encoded by the coding sequence GTGATCCGTCCCGCCACTGAGTCAGACCTCCCGGCCCTGCTCGAGCTCGAGCAGGCGCTCTTCGGTGTCGACGCGTGGAGCGCCGAGCAGCTGCGTCAGGAGCTCGACGGTCCGAGCCGCCGATTCCTGGTGACCGACGAGCTGAGCGGCTACGTGGTGACCATGTCGGTGGGCGACGTCGTCGACCTCCTGCGCCTCGCCGTGCACCCTCAGACCAGGCGCGAGGGCATCGCCAGCCGGTTGCTCGAGGCCGCGCTCGAGGACACCCACGAGGCGTCCCGCATGCTGCTGGAGGTCAGTGTGACCAACACCGACGCGGTGGCGTTCTACGTGGCGCGACAGTTCACCGTGATCGACGTACGCCCGCACTACTACCGCGACGGGTCCGAGGCGCTGGTGATGTGCCGGTGGCTCCCTGCAGCCAACCGCCCGGAGCCGGCGCCCTTCCCGCGCGTGAGAGGTCGGCATGCCTGA
- a CDS encoding glycoside hydrolase family 3 protein — MRPTAALVLTLGLLLSACEGDATERPDESAPGAATATETPPTPAEGLGLREGWGPDLAGLDRAARIVGRMRLPDLAGQVIVAQWRGTRAPVRLVRDLHLGGVIAFADNVASADQVRAVNTALTQRARRPWPLFLGVDQEGGVVERLRGAATRFPAFMSAGAARNAVLTRSSYAALAAELGGLGFTVDFAPDADVTSGPGDPTIGSRAASSDPLVVAEHVTAAAMGFAARGVVPVVKHFPGHGSVPDDSHLTLPVQHRSRAELEKVELVPFAAAVGAGLPAVMVGHLDVRAVDPRRPSSLSRKVVTGLLRRDLGFEGLVVTDSLSMAGVTRGRTTAGIAVGAMRAGADVLLMPASPRVARDALVRAVRRGELPRRRLEQAAARQIALLSHVAGGRGRSKGSAPGSAKGASRALSAAAVTVVAGPCQGPLVDSVVHPYGDPAAVAAFSTAAVAAGITVLQRRTPPARLTRVAPEPERKAKERRRHFRKRLRRWERREDRRERRLDRWEAREEARLAAGTAIGFTGYRDAPVDGAVAVATDSPWVLGAVTAPVRIATYGDTPGAMSVLVEVLLGRASAPGKLPVRVAGVERTGC, encoded by the coding sequence GTGCGCCCGACCGCCGCGCTCGTGCTGACGCTGGGGCTCCTGCTCTCGGCGTGCGAGGGCGACGCCACCGAGCGCCCCGACGAGTCGGCGCCCGGTGCGGCGACGGCCACGGAGACCCCGCCGACGCCAGCCGAGGGCCTGGGGCTGCGTGAGGGGTGGGGCCCGGATCTCGCCGGGCTCGACCGGGCGGCGCGGATCGTCGGACGGATGCGGCTTCCTGACCTCGCCGGCCAGGTGATCGTCGCGCAGTGGCGCGGCACCCGCGCCCCGGTACGGCTCGTGCGCGACCTCCACCTGGGTGGGGTGATCGCGTTCGCCGACAACGTCGCGTCCGCGGACCAGGTGCGGGCCGTCAACACCGCGCTCACCCAGCGCGCCCGCCGCCCTTGGCCGCTGTTCCTCGGCGTCGACCAGGAGGGCGGGGTGGTCGAGCGGCTGCGCGGCGCGGCCACCCGCTTCCCGGCGTTCATGAGCGCCGGCGCCGCGCGGAACGCGGTGCTTACCCGGTCGTCGTACGCCGCCCTCGCCGCCGAGCTGGGCGGGCTCGGCTTCACGGTCGACTTCGCCCCGGACGCCGACGTGACCAGCGGGCCGGGTGACCCGACGATCGGCTCCCGCGCGGCGTCCTCGGACCCGCTGGTGGTCGCCGAGCACGTGACGGCGGCCGCCATGGGCTTCGCCGCACGCGGCGTGGTGCCGGTCGTGAAGCACTTCCCCGGGCACGGGTCCGTCCCCGACGACAGCCACCTGACGCTGCCGGTCCAGCACCGCTCGCGTGCCGAGCTCGAGAAGGTCGAGCTGGTGCCGTTCGCGGCCGCAGTCGGCGCGGGGCTGCCGGCCGTGATGGTGGGGCACCTCGACGTCCGCGCAGTCGACCCGCGTCGGCCCTCGTCACTGTCGCGCAAGGTCGTCACCGGGCTCCTCCGCCGGGACCTGGGCTTCGAGGGGCTCGTGGTGACCGACTCCCTGTCGATGGCCGGCGTTACGCGGGGACGCACCACGGCCGGCATCGCCGTCGGCGCGATGAGGGCCGGGGCCGACGTGCTGCTGATGCCCGCCTCCCCGCGGGTCGCCCGCGACGCCCTCGTGCGCGCCGTGCGCCGGGGCGAGCTGCCGCGTCGGCGCCTCGAGCAGGCGGCCGCGAGACAGATCGCCCTGCTGTCCCACGTCGCCGGTGGCCGTGGCAGGTCGAAGGGGTCGGCCCCCGGGTCGGCGAAGGGGGCCTCGCGCGCACTCTCGGCAGCGGCGGTCACCGTCGTCGCCGGGCCATGCCAGGGACCGCTGGTGGACAGCGTCGTGCACCCGTACGGCGACCCAGCGGCCGTCGCGGCGTTCTCCACTGCGGCCGTCGCTGCGGGGATCACGGTGCTGCAGCGCCGTACCCCTCCCGCCCGGCTGACTCGGGTCGCGCCCGAGCCGGAGCGGAAGGCCAAGGAGAGGCGCCGGCACTTCCGCAAGCGGCTGCGGCGCTGGGAGCGCCGCGAGGACCGCCGTGAGCGTCGGCTGGACCGTTGGGAAGCGCGCGAGGAGGCCAGGCTCGCGGCAGGCACGGCCATCGGCTTCACCGGCTACCGCGACGCCCCGGTGGACGGGGCGGTCGCGGTGGCCACCGACTCGCCCTGGGTCCTCGGAGCGGTCACCGCACCAGTGCGGATCGCGACCTACGGCGACACCCCCGGCGCGATGTCCGTGCTCGTGGAGGTGCTGCTGGGCCGGGCGTCGGCTCCGGGGAAGCTGCCCGTGCGGGTGGCTGGAGTCGAGCGGACGGGCTGCTAG
- the tsaD gene encoding tRNA (adenosine(37)-N6)-threonylcarbamoyltransferase complex transferase subunit TsaD, whose translation MPDEPLVLGIETSCDETGVGIVRGHTLLADAVASSVEEHARFGGVVPEVASRAHLDAMVPTIERACETAGIALNDVDAIAVTSGPGLAGALLVGVASAKALALGLGKPLYGVNHLAAHVAVDQLEHGALPEPCLAMLVSGGHSSLLEVADVTQGVEPMGSTLDDAAGEAFDKVARLLGLPFPGGPHIDRAARSGNSFAIDFPRGLTSKRDLERHRFDFSFSGLKTAVARWVEAQQRDGVAIDVADVAASFQEAVCDVLTRKAVDAARHRGIEDILIGGGVAANSRLRVLAEERASAHGIRVRVPRPGLCTDNGAMVAALGSELVARGRAPSALDLPADSSQPLTTVVA comes from the coding sequence ATGCCTGACGAGCCCCTCGTGCTCGGGATCGAGACCTCCTGCGACGAGACAGGCGTCGGCATCGTCCGCGGCCACACCCTGCTCGCCGACGCCGTGGCGAGCAGCGTCGAGGAGCACGCGAGGTTCGGGGGCGTGGTCCCGGAGGTGGCCAGCCGAGCCCACCTGGACGCGATGGTGCCCACGATCGAACGAGCCTGCGAGACGGCAGGGATCGCGCTGAACGACGTCGACGCCATCGCGGTCACCAGCGGCCCGGGGCTGGCCGGAGCCCTTCTCGTCGGGGTGGCCAGCGCGAAGGCGCTCGCACTCGGGCTGGGGAAACCGCTCTACGGCGTCAACCACCTCGCTGCCCACGTCGCCGTCGACCAGCTCGAGCACGGGGCCCTCCCGGAGCCCTGCCTGGCGATGCTGGTGTCCGGCGGGCACTCCAGCCTCCTGGAGGTCGCCGACGTCACGCAGGGTGTCGAGCCGATGGGCTCCACGCTCGACGACGCGGCGGGCGAGGCGTTCGACAAGGTGGCACGCCTGCTGGGCCTGCCCTTCCCCGGCGGCCCGCACATCGACCGCGCCGCGCGGAGCGGCAACAGCTTCGCGATCGACTTCCCCCGGGGGCTCACCAGCAAGCGAGACCTCGAGCGCCACCGCTTCGACTTCTCCTTCTCCGGCCTCAAGACAGCTGTCGCGCGCTGGGTCGAGGCCCAGCAGCGCGACGGTGTGGCGATCGACGTCGCCGACGTGGCGGCGTCGTTCCAGGAGGCGGTGTGCGACGTGCTGACCCGCAAGGCCGTGGACGCCGCGCGTCACCGGGGCATCGAGGACATCCTCATCGGCGGAGGGGTCGCGGCCAACAGCCGGCTGCGGGTCCTGGCCGAGGAACGCGCCTCGGCCCACGGGATCCGGGTGCGGGTGCCGCGACCGGGCCTGTGCACCGACAACGGCGCGATGGTGGCCGCGCTCGGCTCCGAGCTCGTCGCCCGAGGTCGGGCGCCGTCCGCACTCGACCTGCCGGCCGACTCCTCGCAGCCGCTCACCACCGTGGTGGCCTGA